ACATAGCCTGTGGCATGGACCCGCCCTTCAAGCGCCCCATTTGGGTGCAACACAAAGTCCCAAATGTAGTCATAGTTACCCACAGATGACACAGACCTGACCACAAGGGCTGAGCTGGCCAAACCACCATAGAAATGACTCTCAATGTAATTGTGGTGCCTTCGAAGAGGTAGTCCCTGAACCTCCTCAAATACACACACTGCCCCTGGGAGCAGCTGGACTGTCCCTTTGCCTGCTAATATGTGGATGTCCACCATTGTGGCTTGATAGGGGCAGTCCACACCCCGTACTAAGCCTCGGCTGTTAAGGCCAAGTCCATAGCTGCTATCCAAATATCGGGTCATCATTGTCTTGGGTGAGTCAGCACCATAGACAGACAGGCACTCCTGGACACTGACTTCATAGGCCACTCGCTCACCCTTGAACCGAACATCAAAAATCCTTATGCCACTAAATACCCCATGGCCAAAGCTCAATGTCCAGAGGGGGGATACCACCAAGTTCCCTTGTACACTGTACTGAGAACCCTGGTGTGAGAAATGAAGAGGGGGAAGAGGGCCCAGGGTGATTCGGGACCTGAGGGATGAAGACCCATTTGGTGTGGGTAGAGGCACTCTAACCACTTCTAGCCGGCCAGCTTTAAACTCCCATTCTAATTGGCCCAAGTCTGCATAGTAGTGCCCAAGGTAGAAGACCTGCTGGACAGTCCAGCGGGCAGGGTCCAGGGCACTGTGATCCAACAGTATTTCCAGCCCCACAGGGTGAAGGAAAATACCAAGACCTGAGACATTATGATAGAGGGCAATCCAGGTAGCCCGGTCCCCTGAGCGCAAACCTCTAGGGGAGGAATGTAGAGGTGCCAAAGTGGAGCCATTGTAGTTCAGGACAGAAGCCAGGAAGACAGGTGCCTTGGGTAGTTCCACCTCTTTCAAATGCCTCCATGTCTgtaccaattcagatctcagcatgGGACGTCGGTGATAGGGCAGTGGACCACCATGACGCTCCACAGTCACATCCCGCATGTAGGAGGGGTGAGGCAGTGGCCCCACCACCAGTTCACtcacattgggctggggttgtccGCCAAAGATGATGATGGCCAGCGCTTCTCGGGCAGGTGGCGGGCCCCCTCTGTCCAAGTGGGTCAAGGCTGCAGCCTTGGGGGGCAGCTGCAGCTCCACTGAGAAGACACAGTTGTCTGAGGAGCGAGCCTGGGCTGCATCCACCAGCCCTGGCCCCAGCTTCTGGGCCAGAAAACTCATCACAGCTGTCAGCTCCTCTGGGCTCAGGTCTGCAAACAGCTGGCTCTGGGCAGGGTATGTCCAGGGCTGGGCACTGGGATATACGGAGGGACAGCGAGGATGCTGGCTGGAACCACCTTGCCTGGTCAACAAGATGTAGGCCAGAGTGAAGATGGTAACAAGGGACAGCACCAGGAATACCAGAACCACCTTGAGCTTCATGGTAGatgctgaaaactaaaatcagAATCCTGCTAGCAGCTCCTTCCAGTTCCTGACATCAAGTCAGTGTTTATATTCAGTAGGATGGATACGAATGGAGAAAACTCCACCCTGTGGGTTGGACAGGAAATGTCTAACTTGATTTGCATAATTTTGTTCCAATTTTCTGCCCTGTGGTTTGGCTTTTTCCTTGTCCCTGAACTCCTACTAGTAGCAGTCAGTATCAACCACTGATTCCCATCACTTAGACCAGTTGAAAATGTATCTGGACTAATGATATGAAACTTCACCTTCCACCCAGAATAGGTCTGAGAAGAAAGCAAATCTCTGGTGCCTAATTCAGTTCTGCATATCACACATATAGGCaactaaaccattttttttttttttaactttctgccAGGCACTAGACTGCACTATACCCCAGTAGCTCCAGAATATACTGCCCCGTTCAGCAGTAAGCACTCAGTTCTGCCTGTGACCTAATGGCAATCCCCTGATTTAGCCTCAGGCTTCTTCTATCTAATCAGTGAGAAAGGAGGAGAGGTTGAGGGCCTGGCCTTTGTATTCAGATTCCAGCTTCCTAAGCTATGTGATCTTAGGGGACAGAATTTAAGTCTTTAAATTCTGAGTCCTCATCTATACAGAAGGCATACAGAAGGCATAAAACTACCCAATAGATTCTTGAAGATTAAATGTGATCATGCACATCAAGTGCTTACCAACCCAACACAGGGTAGATAGTCAAAAAACTGCTAGCTATTGGTACTAATCTGTGAAAGAGAATAGAGTAGATGTACTTTCATTGTTTAAGACCTTAAAACTCTTTACAGAAACAATGGGATCACTGGAAACCATAAAGCTACTTGCAAGATGAGGAAACTTTATTTCAGAGGGAAATAAGAGTCCTAAGCAGCCCTCCAAGTAAGTTTAAAACCAAGACCAGAATCTCCTCAACAATTTAAGACATTATTCAGAGAGGAGAATTAATATAAGGTAAAGAAAAAGTCTGACTGAGAAGGATATTCCTTGACCACATCATTCCCCACATGGAACTATAGCAGCCTCTACTGGCAGCTCATGGGAAGGAAGGAACTGGGATCTTGTGCAGGTAGGACAAAAGGCAGCTAAGGTTTGGGAAGAGCTAACTTTCACATAATTTCAAAATGAACACAAAAGAAGGATCCACCCGTCCCTCTTGGTGTGCATGTCTCAGTCTTTCCACTAACCTAGAAAAAGAGGCAGCTCAGTTGGCAAAAGGACACATAATAGCATGGCTAGAGGTGTCTGTGGAGGCAGGTGTCTGAATATGCATGCATGAACCAGTATGTCCCTTGCCAATAGAGCATGGCACCAGGGTCTCCAGCTTTAGAAAGAGGTCAAAGtacctgtatttttaataatttcttgacATGGTAAAAGAATTTTACATTACAATCCAAGGGTAGTAAGGTGAGGAGGCAGCAGAACAATTGAACAAAAAGGGAAACTGAGAAACACatggtgggaggagggaagggtttTAGTTGGAAAGGATGCGGGGGTACAGGTAGGTAAGGGCACTGCCCAACTAAAATGCAATTGGTTTGTTACTGAACACTATTCATGGGAAGACAGCATCCCGGCTCCTTTTCTACAGAATACTGGGAGTAAAAATGATGCATCCCAGATGGATATGATTGGGGTTGGAAGACAGAGACAGGgaagaataaaattcagaaatagaCACTGAGAGTCACTGGCAGACTACACAGATATCAACTCTCATTAGCAGGAAAATAAAAGCTGGGGGGAAACGGGGGTTAACAAAAAAGCTGTAACAATAAATGATATCTCTGGAAGGTTCAAGAGAGGCAACTGACTCTTCTATGGTTTTGACTTGCCTGGCGTATTCCCACacgcacacatatatacatcatatgtatgtgcacacacacacacatatacacacaaatggCTGCTTTCCCCAGAAGCACAATactataaataagagaaatatttcCCAAAGGAGCAGCAGCGTCTAGACCTCACAGTTGCAGACACCCCACCCCAATGTACAACTGGCCTGGGAAAAGGCAATCAGGAGTCAAAGGACCAGCCATTTCATAACACCAGAAGGACCAAGTCAGAGAACAGGCCTAACTCAGCCCTTTGATCTCCACTCTCAGTTCTCCTCCAACTCACCCTGGGCACCAAGCAGCAACAATATCAGGAGGGAGGATGGCTCCAGGACTTTTCCCTGGGTATATGACAACTATCACCTCCTGAAAGGGGTGTATGTGAAAGGGActacagaggaagaagaaggtaTGCAAGGTATTGGAGTAAGAAGGTGTGTGTGCAAATCCGTATGTGTGTGTACAACAcgcatatacatgtgtatgtgaaaCCCCCAGTTATAAAACATCTGAGGGTGTTAAGGATATTGAAGGCCTAAGATGTTGTTTGTCACGATTAGGTTCAAGGTGGGATGTGAATAAAAGGGAAACTCTAAGTTATCACCAGGGCAACTGTGGCAGGGAGAATTCAATGTCCCACAGATGCAAGACACACCATCTAGCCTTACAACAAGAAGAGAGGAGATggttcccccacacacacacacttcagttCCTAAAAACCACCTAGCATTCTCCCTATAGTTCCCTTAGCTTCTAACCAATCAATCAAAAGGAAGAGAACACAAAGTCTGACAAGCAGAGTgcgaaaggggagagagaaaacacaagtGTTCTTGTGCCAATATCCTGTAAGCACAAACCTGGGAGTTCTCCAGAAATTAGGACAAGCTGGGTGTAGGGTACTAGGGAAGGACAGAAGAGTTCCTGAGGCCTGAAAAAAGAGGTAAACACATCACGGAACTAGATGAGAGTTTCATTAGACTCTAACTAAAAACAGAGAGGTGTGATTACTATTTCCAGCCAGTTTCCCCATCACGATAGTCATGTAACAAACCAAGGCAATGTCGGTCTTGAGCCAGACTCACAGagtcccctggccctggccctggcctcagTACAGTGTCTCTGCATTGCTACTCCGGGGCCGTTTGATCTTCTCGATATTTTTCAGGATCATGTCATGTAGAGTGACCTGGGAGAAGAGGGATCAGGGAATCACACATCTGTTCAACCCTtaccaagaaaatgaaatactgcCACAAATCCCCAAGCTATCATTCATGTCATCCCAGTCCCACTCACTGAAACTGCATTCAGATTGGCTGTACTACCTCTCTTAAATCATTCAAGTGGGCCTGACTGAGCATTGCCCCAGAGTCTAAATGTACGATACCCCTTATTTTAACAACTTATTTTTGTACAGTAGATATTAAATCCCCTTTTAGAGATTAAGAAACTGAAATCAAGCTTGAACAAGACAGAAGTCACATATCATAAATGGAATTTGGTCCTAAACCTAGGTCTTTCTGACTCTAAGACTCATATCTAACCATTACCACTATATTTCATATACACACCCACCTAGATAGAAAGGAGATACCCAGGTAGACCCCCCTCAATGATTTCATGTTCCCAGCACCCCTTCATGAGAAGAATTTGttctacagttttgttttttgttctgagatggggtcttactGTTATTTAGGCTATCCTTCAACtcaccattctcctgcctcaagaGTCCTGAGTGGCTCGGATTACATGCACATGCTACTGCATCtggctgttttatttattttaccaccAACCCTcagaaagttttaagaaaattctcaaaagaagtagAAATCAAGGCAACTTCAGGCAAGAACCAAAGTTACTCACATATTGATTCCTCAGCTCTGATATGATAAGCCGAAGACTGATGTATTCTTTCTCATCAATCTCTGTCACGGTGCGGCGATAGTCCTCCTATGAGGACAGGCAGAGAAAAAGGCTAGTCCCCAAGATCTGACTGTTCAGATAGCTCATTCCCAGTAATGTCACTCCTCCTTATCCTGCCACCTCCACCCTTTGGCCACAAACACTTACCACATGGGGATATTTAGCTATTTTAGAAACCAATTTGGCTCTTGTAATATAATAtctggaaggagaaagaagaggaagaagctgCAGGAGATCCTGAATAGTGCCTACCACCTCACAACCGCGAGTTATTGGGCCAAGCATAAGCAGCCCTACCTAGAAATCTGGTCCAGATAAGATGCAGCTTCACTCTCAACAGTTCTTAATTCTGCAACTGTCTCCTCCTgggaaaaagcaaacaaaaataagtgagtCAAAAGCCACTTCCATGTTACTATACAGCAATCCcaaagagaaaatagataaaacagGGGAGATGACGTATCTCCCCAACCTTGTAATATAAGCATCTTACCTGAATGGACACACCAAAGTTGTTCCCATCTTCTATCCTGGGAATCAGGAGCTGTACCCACATTTTGACCTGGAAATTGCGAGATCAAAACATACATATGACGACTTTGGCCTTTTCTGCTGAAACCCTGAAGCCCATGATTCATGATGCTGGAGCTAGATGCTAGGGACACAGGACTCAGGATTACCTAGTCTGCCAACCCCTACACATGCCTCCAACCCTGCATCCATCAGTTTTCACAGTTCAAGTGGAACTATTTAAGGCCAGCCCACAGGTCACTAGCCCCAGCCTTACCGTGTTACATTTCTCAATCAGCAGCCGGATCTCAGGTTTCACTTTCTCAATTATGTCCACCAGCTGCTGGTTGCTTTTTAGCATCCCATTGGGCATCACAAACACCTTTGTTCCTGGCAGAGATAGGAAGGTCAAATGATTAGGGTGGGAGGAAACCTCAGCATCCTCtacctttttctcttcttccctgcACTCATGAGATGCTATGACCACTCCTTTTTATCTGTCACAGTCCTACCACGACACCACTATCAGAGTAAGAGACACAtgcatcaatagatgaatagctAAAGTATGCTAAAAGCTTTTCagaataaggaaattttaaaaaggaaaaaaagggtgtgtgtgtgtgtgtgtgtgtgtgtatatatatatatatatatatatatatatatatatatatatatatatatatctgtgtgtatgtatatgtatgtgcatgtgtgtgtgagtttaaaaaataacCCAGAACTGGAATTTCCACAAAAAATCTGAGATGTGGAGTTTCAATTTCTAATTGTTCTCTCTTAGCAATCCACACTAAATCAAATACTCTGTTTTTTGGAAAACCAAGTTTAGAGCATTAAATAATGGCTACGTTTGGAGGACTGGTGATTACtctgagaaataaaatcagaTCTTGCTTCCTGACTGAAGTCTAGATCCATCCTATTTCTCAGGGCTGCTGTTGAGCTGGGGTAGAGGCAGCTCTTACCTTGGAACGCCTCTTCACACTCATCCAACCTTCGCTTCTTATAAGTGGGCTGAGGAACAAAAAGGCAGGAATTAGCCTGCCTTCAACACTCACATGCCCATCACAAGATACCCTTCAAGCAAGTTTACTCCCTTCCTCAATCCCATAGATTGTCTTTTAATCTCTGCACAAATTCCCAAGTACACATAAGGCTTTCAGAAAAGGTTTTTGCCACAAAGCAATCAAGGGAGAGGGAAGATGATaaagtacaggaaaaataaactAATCAAGGCATGGtgaaaatagtgaaaataatcaaagaaatacgCACAAATCTGCTGGTTCTACAAATAAAGACAAtattcaatcaacaaacatgtaATTAGCACCTGCTATGTAACCAGGAACAATACTAGGAGTTGAGAATACAAAGTGGAGACAGTTCCTGACTTCCAGATGTGCAAGGTCTATCAATGAGACAGTGATGCAAGCAAAAAACAATACAACTTCATTGGTATTATAACAGAATGTGGACATATGACTAATGAGGACTAGGTGCTAAAGATGAACAGCAAAGACAGGGCCTGTAATTATATAGTAAGAATTTCTCATCCATAACAAGACTCAAGACATTGAAAAGAGGTATGAAAAGTCTTGTTTAGAGCCATGGGAAAAGTCAGGCAACCTGAGGTTAATCCTATTTGAAACTCGCTCAAACACTAAAAGTAGCATTAACATATTCACCTCATGTTATAAGTGAGAATCAGGGGTTAAAAGGAATATACTGAACCATCATGTCTATAACACTCAAGAATCCTAGTCCTCATATCTGATTCCCATTGTCTTCTATGTACATCTTCAAGTTACCAGGAAATAGAGGATCAAGAACCTACTGCTTAAGAACACAAAGATAAATAGACACTTACACCATCCAGTCCATCATGGCTATTCGTGAGAAGAATGGGATCAGGGACTGGGAGATTCATGTCCGAGTGGATCTGAGTTAGGTCATGGATGTTTAGGATTGGTTCCTAAAAGAGAGACACCAACCCCAAAAACCAAATTAGTTTTTTcaagctgaacaaagaaatacTTCATTTGAAGGTCAAGGAATGAAGTGCTTTACAGTACAAAACAAAGCAGAATCAACACAATTTGTCACTTATCAGAAAGATCAGGACCCCCAAAATGgggaatttaagaaagaaaaaggtctctCACCTTCAAAAAACTATCAAGTTCTAATAACTTCTTTGGGAAAAAATTTGCCACCAAGTCTTCTGCCTAGATGAGGGGAAATACAGCTGAATTAATAACTGTGGGAAGGTCTCTCTACAGATCTCTCTTCTCTGGGAAATTACCAACTATTAATCaacattcatttttctatttatttcactTACCTCACTTGTGATCcgctccctgaaagaatcaaccTAAAATTAACAAAGAGAGTTACTCAGTAGGAGCAATTCAGTATCTGGCAAAAGAGGTAAGGGCAGGATGGGAAATCCCAAACCCAGCCGTCTCCCTCACCTTGAAATTGTAATGAGAAGGTGAGAGGCCCCCAGACTGcagatactttatttttttgaggatccATTTCTCCATCTCAGGAGAGGGAAAGTCGGGGCTTGAGGGCACCCGTTTgtgtcctctcctctccccttcctccctccctcctccctgtgtcTGAAGCTGTTTGAATTTGATTAAGCAGACAAAAGACAGGTAGATAGAGGGATGTGAGCTCACAAACGTGCCAACTCCCACCCAGGCCTGGCCTATACACGAGCCAGGCGGGCCTCCAAGGGCAGGGTCAGCAGCAGCGTCTGGGGGCGGGGACGTTGCTGGGCTGAGGGACTTCCAGCTGTCACTGGCCTAAAGCACTGAGTCCAACTCGCGTCCGCGGAGGTCTCCTCCGGACTCTCCAATACCATACGCAGTACAGAAAGCCACCCAATGTTATCCTTTCCCCCATGCCATCTCCGGGAGTGGGGGGCTGGGCTGAACAGAGCGGAAGCTCAGAGCTGATGTCCCCAGGGAGACAAAGACGCCATGGAGAGTGGGGAGCTGTTCAGGCTGCTGGGGGTTCGAAGCCGGGGGTAAGAAGTGCCGGACCGGTGCGGCTACCTTGAGCTTCACTTCCTGATCCACTTTCAGCAACGAGGCCATGGCCGGGCCGGGCCGTGTCCGCTCCGCTGGAGACCGGAGGCGCTGTGGGCTCCGGGGAGGGGGCCAGAGGGACCTGAGGAATCTCGGCAGCCCTCGGGACCCCGCCGCCCTCTCTGGCTTTCTCACTACTCGCTCGTTCCCTCCCTCCGTGCCGGCCGTACGTCCGGCGGCccgcctgctgcctgctgcctgctCGCTCCCTCGCTCGCCCTCCCGGCTTTCGCCGCTCACGCCGGAAGTTACGTCACAGCCAATCGCCGAGACTCCTGCGAGGATGTGCACGTGCTCCGCGCAGCCTCTCTGAGACTTAGCTCGGTGGGCTCATGGGGTAGCTCGTCTTACCCGGGCTCCTGTGCTGAGTAGTATCGAAATAAAAAGGAGGGTGGGAGGGGTGGAGGGGTTACTGAGTGCTCAGCCTCCAAGAGATTTAGGAATGTTTGACCCTTCATTGGCCCGGAACTCGCCTTCACCAAAGGGACCTTCTGAGCCGCTGCGGACCGGGGAACTACGCTGTCGCGCCCCAGTGACGTAGACCCGAGGAAGCCGGCCGCCTAGGTTCTGAGTTCAGGGGTCTAGTCCGCTATCTTCTCCCTTGGGCCAAGGCTTAAGTGTTTAGGCTAGAGCTAAGTTCCGTTTTTATCAGGTTTCCTGGTATAATTCTGCGCCAGTTATTGTTACAGACTTCCAGACCTCAAAGATCAACAACCTGATAGGTGAATTGATGCCCAGAGCAAGATAGGGTTTGTCCAAGGCAACACAGCGTTTCCAGTATACTCTGGACCACGACCTAGATCTCCTGACTTCTAGGACAAAGCGGTATCCATTTTCCTAGTAGAAGACTACCTCTTCGTTCACCAGTCATTCAGTATATATCTTAAGATTGGTTATTTCACTCAATAAAATGGGCCCAAATTCTGTGCTGGGCTCTGGAATAGCCCTGTCCCAGAGCCAAGAAATATGTGAGTTCCATATGTAGGTTAAACTCTCTTAGTAGCCACATTTCCTTTCAAAAATGaaggtgaaattaatttttgcTATATGTTTAGTCCAGTTTATACAAGTAAGTCAGCCTTCTGTGTCTGTGGGTTTCAAACCACAGGGTTCAACCAACTGGATGtgaaacattcagaaaaaaaaaagttgcatatatatacagacattttttttcttgttgttgttccCTAAGTAATACATttcaacaattatttacataacatttacattgtattaagtattataagtaatctatgGGTGATTTAAAACATAAAGGAGGATGTAGGTAGGTTGTATGCTAATACTATGCCAATTTCTAAAAAGAACTTGCACATCAGATTTTGTTATCTGCAGGGGTCCTGGGATTAATCCCCTGGGGATACTAAGGGGAAAGaatatattatcatttcaacatgtaatcgatatgaaaaaaataatgcaatattACACATTTCTTTTCTCATACCAAGACTTTGAAATCTGGTATATATTTTACCATCTCAATATAGAGGTGCCACTGGTACTCAAGAGCCACGTGTTTAGTGCCCCCTCTATTGAACAGAAGAAATTGAAGATAAACAAGATTTTCAAGGTCTCTGATTTCATGgggtttaatattttaatatttcctgaCTCCAGAAATTAAGCCAACAGCATAATTGGAAATTTTGATAAATGTTAGGAAACAAATTGATAACAGACAATACCAGGGATCTGTTTTAGATAGAATGACCAAGGAAGTCCTCTGATGAAGTGACAATTAAGCTGAGAGCTGCTTGGGAAGAATGAGAAGAGCCTTCACAGGATCAGGCaaatagggaaaggaagaagttgaAGAAAGTGAAATAGTGAGTTGGGGGTGTTGGAGAAGGTTGTTAGGAAACAATTTGGATTAAGTGCAAAGATTGGTCATTAGGTTTACGTTTTCCGGTCACTCTTGTTGCTGAACATTTATCCTGGGCTGCTATTGGTACTAAAGGCTAGGGAAAATGAAGGAATAGTCAGTTAATTGAAAAAAGGCATAAGAACACTGACTATGGcctttggaatcagagtgatctGGCTTCAAATCCCACGTCAGATCCTTATTAACTGGAATCTTGGGCAAATTACTGAAATACTGagacttgatttttttattctataaagtagaattttaataattattgataAGTAATTAATGATATGTAATTTTGTAGGGTTGTTGtgtatattaaaaattacatatgtgaAACAACTAGCACATTGCCTAGACACAGTGCAGGCACCAGAAAAAATAATAGCCATTGTTAGATAAGTGATCTAGTGCTCAGCATGAAGAGGTTGTTACTTAAGCTGTAGTAGTGTTTTTTATCCCTGCTTTCAAGCTCAAAGTCCTTTTCCACTTATTCCTGGCCATAGCCCATACTATCCATCTGGCTTATTATTAACATCTAGTAATTTTGCCCCTTTTCATCTGCTTTTTGTTAACATGCCCATAGTAATTTTTGAGATCTGATCTGAAAATTAACTTCAAGAATTCTTTCCCAAATTAACTTCATCCTATTTTAAATATGCCATTATCCtaaatttcttttagaatttataaCTTCAACTTGCAAAATTAACATGTTTGTGCTTATATTCTCAAATAATCATTTTTTGTCTCCTTTAAGTAGGTTGTAAGAAGGCATATGCGTTGtttatttcccttcttccttccctatCCAAGTTTAATATTCCACAAGTGTGCTTATTCATTGAGTGAACAACTGGAGGgtatcattatatttaataagcaCTACTTGTCAGAGTGCTTATAACTCACACGTAATCACTGATGACTGGTTTCTTTTTAACTTCATGTCCACAGATCTCAAGTGAAAGCGCAATACTGCCTGACCTCCTACTCTATGCTCCTGACAAATTTTCTCTTCCATACCTCAAATGGTCATTATACTTTCTCCCAGAACCTCCAGTATTCCTTCCCATTTGCCTTGAATTTATGGTCTTGGCTCATTCTTCATtgagaagaaaaacacaaatgagaAGTTTTTTATTCCCTCCCACCATCATATCTACCAACCTGCAAGTACtttctgcttttctccttttttctttgatGGAAACATCACTCTCAACAAAACCCCTCTTTCATTTGTGCTTTTTATCTcatctctttttacttttctagGTCTGTACCTCAGTGATTGCCCCCTTTCTATATCACATTTGCCCTTTTTACTATATCAGTTTCAAACCTAACATAATAGTgcccatctttttaaaattatttatttgtttatttattttttacagtagaatgcattttgacatattgtacacaaatagaacaTAACTTCATTCCTCTAGCTGTACATGGTACAGAGTCAGTCCAGTAGTGTAACCATACTTGTATATagtgtaataatgtctgtctcattctaccataggtagggcctcactaagtgacCTAGGACctccctaaatttctgagactggcctcaaacttgtattcctcctgcctcagcctctcatgtgactgggataacaggcatgagccactgcacccagctcctctACTTCTTAGTGATGGCATGCTCCAGGACTCAAGTCTTTATTCTTCTCTCCTCACACTTTCTTTCTCCTTAACAGTAATATGTATGCTGATGGTCCCAAATGTATATCACCAGTCTGAACTCCAACTATTTGATATCTCTACTTGGATAGTTAATAGGTATCTCAGAATTAACATGAGCAAACTAGAATTCTTTATTCATC
This window of the Ictidomys tridecemlineatus isolate mIctTri1 chromosome 3, mIctTri1.hap1, whole genome shotgun sequence genome carries:
- the Psme3 gene encoding proteasome activator complex subunit 3, with amino-acid sequence MASLLKVDQEVKLKVDSFRERITSEAEDLVANFFPKKLLELDSFLKEPILNIHDLTQIHSDMNLPVPDPILLTNSHDGLDGPTYKKRRLDECEEAFQGTKVFVMPNGMLKSNQQLVDIIEKVKPEIRLLIEKCNTVKMWVQLLIPRIEDGNNFGVSIQEETVAELRTVESEAASYLDQISRYYITRAKLVSKIAKYPHVEDYRRTVTEIDEKEYISLRLIISELRNQYVTLHDMILKNIEKIKRPRSSNAETLY
- the LOC144375603 gene encoding amine oxidase [copper-containing] 2-like isoform X1 translates to MKLKVVLVFLVLSLVTIFTLAYILLTRQGGSSQHPRCPSVYPSAQPWTYPAQSQLFADLSPEELTAVMSFLAQKLGPGLVDAAQARSSDNCVFSVELQLPPKAAALTHLDRGGPPPAREALAIIIFGGQPQPNVSELVVGPLPHPSYMRDVTVERHGGPLPYHRRPMLRSELVQTWRHLKEVELPKAPVFLASVLNYNGSTLAPLHSSPRGLRSGDRATWIALYHNVSGLGIFLHPVGLEILLDHSALDPARWTVQQVFYLGHYYADLGQLEWEFKAGRLEVVRVPLPTPNGSSSLRSRITLGPLPPLHFSHQGSQYSVQGNLVVSPLWTLSFGHGVFSGIRIFDVRFKGERVAYEVSVQECLSVYGADSPKTMMTRYLDSSYGLGLNSRGLVRGVDCPYQATMVDIHILAGKGTVQLLPGAVCVFEEVQGLPLRRHHNYIESHFYGGLASSALVVRSVSSVGNYDYIWDFVLHPNGALEGRVHATGYVNTAFLSGGAESLLFGNRVGEWVLGAVHTHAFHFKLDLDVAGLKNWVVAEDVVFKPVAVPWSPEHQLQRPQLTRQVLRREDLAAFSWGSPLPRYLYLASNQTNAWGHQRGYRIQIHSPPGIHMPLESSMERALSWGRYQLVVTQRKEKESQSSSIYFQSDIWTPSVVFADFINNETLLGEDLVAWVTASFLHIPHAEDVPNTVTLGNRVGFLLQPHNFFDEDPSIFSPGSVYFERGQDAGLCSINPVACTPNLAACVPDLPLFSYQGF